The following are from one region of the Gadus chalcogrammus isolate NIFS_2021 chromosome 19, NIFS_Gcha_1.0, whole genome shotgun sequence genome:
- the LOC130372313 gene encoding transmembrane protein 235-like codes for MRYRGAVLAAGFAGLLSFTVLAVAIGTDYWYIIDVHIPNYSGTDDLSSHSGLWTTHEGQNSSSLMPSFNDDTSSLSEVEKHLSRLHKVVVVLLPLSLVLLVGGWILGLVSALARSSRLLAAAAAYFLLCSLFTLAGLCVYVSYSQCAMEEFQRLVSPEDLANVGVSYGWSCALAWLSLGLELSCGLLLLLAARLVRRKQRESGVAIAMT; via the exons ATGCGGTACCGAGGGGCAGTTCTGGCGGCTGGTTTCGCCGGGCTGTTGAGCTTCACCGTGCTCGCCGTGGCCATCGGGACAGACTACTGGTACATCATCGACGTGCACATCCCCAACTACTCCGGCACGGATGACCTCAGCTCCCACTCCGGGCTATGGACGACGCATGAAG GGCAGAACAGCAGCTCGCTGATGCCTTCCTTCAACGACGACACCTCCAGTCTGTCGGAGGTGGAGAAGCACCTCTCCA ggctgcacaaggtggtggtggttctgctGCCCCTCagcctggtgctgctggtgggggggtggatccTGGGGCTGGTCAGCGCCCTGGCCCGCAGCAGCCGGctgctcgccgccgccgccgcctacTTCCTCCTCTGCA gcctgttCACCCTGGCCGGTCTCTGCGTCTACGTCAGCTACTCCCAGTGCGCCATGGAGGAGTTCCAGCGGCTTGTGAGCCCAGAGGACCTGGCCAACGTGGGGGTGTCCTACGGCTGGTCCTGTGCCCTGGCCTGGCTCTCCCTGGGCCTGGAGCTGAGCtgtggcctgctgctgctgctggccgcccGGCTGGTCCGCCGCAAGCAACGCGAATCAGGCGTGGCCATCGCAATGACCTGA